One stretch of Erythrolamprus reginae isolate rEryReg1 chromosome 7, rEryReg1.hap1, whole genome shotgun sequence DNA includes these proteins:
- the LOC139170284 gene encoding methylsterol monooxygenase 1-like isoform X1 — protein sequence MMNNNTSEILHSAYIAIEYIDSLLPQNPLQQPFKNAWIYMLDNYTKFQITTWGSFLAHELLYFLISLPVFLFQFIPYMQKYKIQQDRPETWTAQWKCFKQLMFNHFFIQLPLICGTYYFTEYFNIPYDWERMPRWFVIVAQCFVCAVIEDTWHYFLHRLLHHKRIYGYMHKIHHEYPAPFGMQGECVHPIETLILGTGFFIGIIVFCNHLILLWAWLFCRLIELIDIHSGYDIPLNPLHLLPFYAGSRFHDFHHMNFTGNYASTFTWWDKFFGTDSQYNSYQEKMKEQKQTEKKME from the exons ATGATGAATAACAATACTTCCGAGATACTGCATTCCGCCTACATTGCTATAGAATACATAGACTCTTTGCTGCCTCAGAATCCACTACAACAACCATTTAAAAAtgcttggatttatatgctggacAATTACACTAAATTCCAGATTACAACTTGGGGTTCATTTCTTGCTCATGAACTTTTATACTTTTTAATAAGTTTACCTGTATTTCTATTTCAGTTTATACCTTATATgcagaaatataaaatacaacAG GATAGACCAGAAACTTGGACAGCACAATGGAAATGTTTCAAACAACTTATGTTCAATCACTTTTTTATTCAGCTGCCTCTCATATGTGGTACCTATTATTTCACAGAATATTTTAATATTCCCTATGACTGGGAAAGGATGCCAAGATG GTTTGTGATAGTTGCTCAGTGTTTCGTATGTGCTGTGATTGAAGATACCTGGCATTATTTCCTGCATCGACTACTTCATCATAAGAGAATATATGGATACATGCACAAAATACATCATGAATATCCT GCACCATTTGGGATGCAAGGTGAATGTGTACATCCTATAGAAACTCTAATCCTTGGAACTGGATTCTTCATTGGAATAATTGTCTTCTGTAACCACCTAATTTTGCTATGGGCATGGTTATTTTGTCGTTTGATAGAGCTCATTGATATTCACAG TGGCTATGATATTCCTCTGAATCCTTTACATTTGCTGCCCTTTTATGCTGGGTCTCGCTTTCATGACTTCCATCATATGAACTTCACTGGAAATTACGCTTCAACTTTCACATGGTGGGATAAATTCTTTGGAACTGATTCACAGTACAATTCTTAccaagagaaaatgaaagaacagaagcaaACAGAAAAGAAGATGGAATAA
- the LOC139170284 gene encoding methylsterol monooxygenase 1-like isoform X2 has product MQKYKMQQDRPETWTAQWKCFKQLMFNHFFIQLPLICGTYYFTEYFNIPYDWERMPRWFVIVAQCFVCAVIEDTWHYFLHRLLHHKRIYGYMHKIHHEYPAPFGMQGECVHPIETLILGTGFFIGIIVFCNHLILLWAWLFCRLIELIDIHSGYDIPLNPLHLLPFYAGSRFHDFHHMNFTGNYASTFTWWDKFFGTDSQYNSYQEKMKEQKQTEKKME; this is encoded by the exons ATGCAGAAATATAAAATGCAACAG GATAGACCAGAAACTTGGACAGCACAATGGAAATGTTTCAAACAACTTATGTTCAATCACTTTTTTATTCAGCTGCCTCTCATATGTGGTACCTATTATTTCACAGAATATTTTAATATTCCCTATGACTGGGAAAGGATGCCAAGATG GTTTGTGATAGTTGCTCAGTGTTTCGTATGTGCTGTGATTGAAGATACCTGGCATTATTTCCTGCATCGACTACTTCATCATAAGAGAATATATGGATACATGCACAAAATACATCATGAATATCCT GCACCATTTGGGATGCAAGGTGAATGTGTACATCCTATAGAAACTCTAATCCTTGGAACTGGATTCTTCATTGGAATAATTGTCTTCTGTAACCACCTAATTTTGCTATGGGCATGGTTATTTTGTCGTTTGATAGAGCTCATTGATATTCACAG TGGCTATGATATTCCTCTGAATCCTTTACATTTGCTGCCCTTTTATGCTGGGTCTCGCTTTCATGACTTCCATCATATGAACTTCACTGGAAATTACGCTTCAACTTTCACATGGTGGGATAAATTCTTTGGAACTGATTCACAGTACAATTCTTAccaagagaaaatgaaagaacagaagcaaACAGAAAAGAAGATGGAATAA
- the LOC139170284 gene encoding methylsterol monooxygenase 1-like isoform X3 — protein sequence MFNHFFIQLPLICGTYYFTEYFNIPYDWERMPRWFVIVAQCFVCAVIEDTWHYFLHRLLHHKRIYGYMHKIHHEYPAPFGMQGECVHPIETLILGTGFFIGIIVFCNHLILLWAWLFCRLIELIDIHSGYDIPLNPLHLLPFYAGSRFHDFHHMNFTGNYASTFTWWDKFFGTDSQYNSYQEKMKEQKQTEKKME from the exons ATGTTCAATCACTTTTTTATTCAGCTGCCTCTCATATGTGGTACCTATTATTTCACAGAATATTTTAATATTCCCTATGACTGGGAAAGGATGCCAAGATG GTTTGTGATAGTTGCTCAGTGTTTCGTATGTGCTGTGATTGAAGATACCTGGCATTATTTCCTGCATCGACTACTTCATCATAAGAGAATATATGGATACATGCACAAAATACATCATGAATATCCT GCACCATTTGGGATGCAAGGTGAATGTGTACATCCTATAGAAACTCTAATCCTTGGAACTGGATTCTTCATTGGAATAATTGTCTTCTGTAACCACCTAATTTTGCTATGGGCATGGTTATTTTGTCGTTTGATAGAGCTCATTGATATTCACAG TGGCTATGATATTCCTCTGAATCCTTTACATTTGCTGCCCTTTTATGCTGGGTCTCGCTTTCATGACTTCCATCATATGAACTTCACTGGAAATTACGCTTCAACTTTCACATGGTGGGATAAATTCTTTGGAACTGATTCACAGTACAATTCTTAccaagagaaaatgaaagaacagaagcaaACAGAAAAGAAGATGGAATAA